The Candidatus Methylomirabilota bacterium DNA segment AGTCGCCGACCCAGTTGTACACGAGCTGGGCCTTCGGGTTGACGTCCTTGATGGCCTGATGGACCGAGTTCACGGACGTCACCACGTCGGGCAGGCGGACGCCCGCCACCATCCCGACCTTGCCGGTCTTGGTGGCCATCGCGCCGAGCGCGCCGAGCACGTAGAAGCCCTGATAGAAGCGGCGGCCGATGTTCCAGAGGTTCGGGGGCAGCTTGGGCAGCCGGCCCGAAGCTTCCTGGATGAAGGAGGCGTCCCGGAACTGCGGCGCCAGCTTGTTCACGATCGGGATGAACTGGCCGCCGTGATTGGCGATGATGTCGTAGCCGGCCGAGATGTATTCGCGGGTGATCCGCTCGGCATCGGCGACGACGACTTGCTCGGAGTGGGAGACCTCGAGGTTGTACTTCTTGGCGACCTGCTGGAGCGCCAGATAGCCGACGGCGTTGAAGTCGGCGTCCTGGATGGGGCCGGGCATGATCATCGCCATCTTGCGCCGGCCCTGGGCCCAGGCGCGGCGGGTGCGGGTGGCGGCAGCGGTGCCGAGCGTCACGGTCGTCAGAAAGCGCCGTCGATCCATGAGAGTCCTCCTGTGCGAGTTCATCCGCGCGCCTCCCGGTCGTAGGGCACGGCCAGCGCCCGGGGGGCGCTGGCCCCCCGGTAGACGCGCACCAGCACCACCAGCGCGAACACGTACGGCAGCATGAGAAGAAACTGGGGCGGCACGGCCTTGCTGACCATGCCGGCCTTGAACTGGAACGCCTCGACGTAGGCGAAGAGCAGGGCGCCGGCCAGCACCGTGACCGGCATCCACCGGCCGAAGATGACCAGCATGAGCGCGAGCCACCCGCGTCCCGCCGTCATGTTGTCGCTGAACGTCCCTGTGAGCACCACCGGCAGGTAGGCGCCGCCCAGCCCGATGAGGAGCCCGCCCACCGCGGCCGCCCCGTAGCGTAGCCCGGCCACGTCGATGCCGAGGGCGTCGACCGCCCGCGGGTTCTCGCCCGTCGCCCGCAGCCGCAGCCCCCACGCCGTGCGGAACAGCGCCAGGTGGACGAGGGGAATCAGCGCGAACGCCGCGTAGGTGAGGATCGTCTGCTGGAAGAACACGGTGCCGACCACCGGCAGGTCGCCCAGGCCGGGCACCGCCACCGGCGACAGCGTGGCGATCTGGGGCGGGCTGGTACGGATCCCGAAGACCATGCGGAAGATCAACGAGGACAGGCCGATGCCCAGCACGTAGAGGCCAAGCCCCACGGTGATCTGCGGCCCGCGCAGCGCCACCGCATAGTAGACGAGCGCCAGCGCCATCGCCGCCGCCGCCAGCATGCCGGCGCCGATGCCGGCCGCGACCATCTGCGTCTGCCAGGTGACCACGAAGCAGGTCACGGCGGCGACCAGCATCATGCCCTCGATGCCGACGTTGAGGACGCCGCTGCGCTCGATGATCAGCTCGCCGAGGGCCGCGATGATGAGGGGGGCGGCGTAGACCAGCGTTTGTTGCCAGAGGTGCGGATCGACGAGGAGGCCGGGGGTCACCGCGCGTCGCAGTGTATCATGCGGGCTCGTGAGCGTGGCGCTCAGGGTTCGGCGTGGCGCGTATGTGGACTCTGTCACCCTCATGCGCGTCGCCGAGGCGGTGCGGCGGCTGCCCGGCGTCGCCGCCGGCGCGCTGCTCATGGCCAGCGAGGCGAACCGGGCCGCGCTACGCGAGGCGGCGCTGTGGACCGCCGAGGCCGACGATGCCGGTCCCGGCGACCTCGTCATCGCCGTCGCCGCGGACGCCGACGAGACGGCTGCGCGCGCCCTGCGTCACGCCGAGGAGCTGCTCGCGGCGCGGCGCGAGAGCGGCGGGGCGCCGGCCGCCGTCCGGCCGCGCTCGCTCGTCCGGGCTGCCCGCGATTTTCCGGACGCCAACCTGGCCGTCATCTCCGTGCCGGGCGTCTGGGCGGTGAACGAGGCCAGCCAGGCTCTGGCCGCGGGTCTGCACGCGTTCATCTTCAGCGACGGCGTGAGCCTGGAGGACGAGATCGCCCTCAAGCGGCGCGCCCGCGAGCGCGGGTTGCTCGTGATGGGGCCCGAGTGTGGGACCAGTCTCCTCAACGGCGTCGGCCTGGGCTTCGCCAACCGCGTCCGCCGCGGTCCCATCGGGCTGGTGGGCGCCTCGGGCACCGGCCTGCAAGAGGTCACGACGCTGCTCCACCGGCTGGGCAGCGGCGTGTCGCACGCGATCGGCACCGGGGGCCGCGATCTCCACGACGGCGTCGACGGCATCACCACGCTGCAGGCGCTCGAGCTCCTCGGCCGCGACGCCGCCACGCGGGCCATCGTGCTCGTCTCCAAGCCGGCGTCCGACCGGGTCGCCGCGCACGTGCTCGCCGCGGCCTCCGGCATCGGCAAGCCCGCGGTCGCGTGCCTGCTCGGATGGCGGGGGCCCACGCCGCCGGGAATTCACACGACGGCGACGCTGGAGGAGGCGGCCGCGGCCGCGGTCCGGGCGGCCGGCGGTCCGGTGGCCCCGCTGCCGGCGCCGTCCCTGCCGCGACGACGTGGCGCCGGGCCAGTGGTCGGGCTCTTCACCGGCGGCACCCTGTGCGAGGAGGCCCGCGCCCTCGTCGGCGACGCGGGCTCGCGGTTCGTCGATTTCGGGGCGGCGGAGTTCACGCAGGGGCGCCCGCACCCGATGATCGATCCCGTGCTGCGCGCGGCCGCCGTCGCGGCCACCGGTGGCGACGGCGCGGCGGGCGTTCTCCTGCTCGACTTCGTCTTGGGTTACTGCGCGCATCCCGACCCGGTCGGCGCCGCGGCGCCGGCGATCCGCGAGGCCCGGGCGCTGGCCGCCCGGGCCGGGCGCGAGCTCACCGTCGTGGCCCACGTGGTCGGCACCGAGGAGGACGTGCCATCGCTGGCGGCGCAGACCCAGGCGCTGCACGCCCTCGACGTCGCCGTCTATCCCTCGAACCGGCTCGCCGCCCTCGCTGCCCGTGAGCTGGCCGGAGGGCCCGGTGGGCGGTGACACGCTGCTCGATCGAGCGCCGGCGGCGATCAACGTGGGGGCCGATCTGTTCGCCGATTCGCTGGCCAGCCAGGGCGCTGGGGTGAGGCGAGTGGACTGGCAGCCGGCGGACGCGCCCCGAGAGCTGGCCCGGGTGTGGACCGCGCGGGTCGAGACGGCGAACCGCCGGGCTGCGGCTGCGCTGCTCGGCGCCCATGCCGTCCTCGTCGACGTCCGTCCCGCCATCGACGTCATCCCCGGCATGACGCCCGACACGATCCTGCACGCCGGACCGCCCGTGGAGTGGACACGGATGAGCGGGCCCCTGCGCGGTGCCGTCATCGGCGCCTTGCTGCTGGAGGCACGCGCCACGTCGGCGGCCGAGGCCGAGCGGCTGGCCGCCAGCGGCGCCGTCGGCTTCGCGCCCTGTCATCACCACGCCTCGGTGGGGCCCATGGCCGGCGTGACGACGGCCTCCATGCCGGTCTTCGTCGTCGAGAACCGCGCCGGCGGCAACCGCGCGTACTCCACCCTGAACGAGGGGCTGGGCAAGGTCCTGCGCTATGGGGCGTTCGCGCCCGAGGTGCTCGACCGGCTGCGCTGGTTTCGCGAGCGACTGGGCCCCGCCCTGGGTGAGGCGATCCGCCGCGCGGGCGGGATCGACGTGCGGGCCATCATCGCCCAGGCCCTGCAGATGGGCGACGAATGCCACAACCGCAACCGCGCGGCCTCGGCGCTGCTCATCAAGGCCCTGGCGCCCCACGTGGCGGCCCTCGACCTGGCGGCCTCGGAGCGCGAGCGCGTGCTGACCTTCGCGGCCGGCAACGAGCATTTCTTCCTGAACGTCGGGATGGCGGCGTGCAAGCTGGCCGCCGACGCCGCGCACGGTGTGCCGGGCTCCACGCTGGTCACCACGATGGCGCGCAACGGCACCGACTTCGGCATCCGCGTCAGCGGCCTGGGCGATCGCTGGTTCACCGCGCCCGCCGACACGCCGGTCGGGCTCTACTTCACCGGGCACGGGCCGGACGACGCCAACCCGGACATCGGCGACAGCGCCATCACCGAGACCGCCGGGCTGGGCGGCTTCGCCATGGCCGCCGCGCCCGCCATCGTGCAGTTCGTCGGGGGCACGCCCGCCGACGCGCTGGCAACCACGCGGTTGATGTACGAGATCACCATGGCCGAGAGCGAGAGCTACCGGGTTCCCGCCCTCGACTTCCGCGGCACCCCCACCGGGATCGACGTGCGCCTGGTCGCCCAGACCGGAGTCCTGCCGCAGATCAACACGGGGATCGCGCACCGGCAGCCGGGCGTCGGCCAGATCGGCGCCGGGCTCGTCAAGCCGCCGCGGGCCTGCTTCGAGGCCGCCCTGAGCGCGCTCGTCCGCGACGCCGGTCATGGCTGAGGCCGCCCGCTTCCGCATCGGGATCGACACCGGCGGCACATTCACCGACGTGGTGGCGGTGAACGAGACCACGGGGGAGATCCTCACCACCAAGGTGCCCTCCGTGCCCCGGGACCCGTCGCTCGCCGTGCTGGATGGCATCCGCAAGGTGATGGCCCGGGCCGGCGCGGGTACGGTCGCGGCCGTCTGCCACGGCACCACGGTGGCCACCAACGCCATCCTGGAGGAGCGCTTCCCCGACCTGGCGCTGGTGACCACGGGAGGGTTCCGGCACGTGCTCGAGATCGCGCGGCAATCGGTGCCCCGCGGGTATGGCAACTCCTACTTCTGGGTCAAGCCGGACCGGATCGTGCCGTTGCATCA contains these protein-coding regions:
- a CDS encoding BMP family protein translates to MDRRRFLTTVTLGTAAATRTRRAWAQGRRKMAMIMPGPIQDADFNAVGYLALQQVAKKYNLEVSHSEQVVVADAERITREYISAGYDIIANHGGQFIPIVNKLAPQFRDASFIQEASGRLPKLPPNLWNIGRRFYQGFYVLGALGAMATKTGKVGMVAGVRLPDVVTSVNSVHQAIKDVNPKAQLVYNWVGDFNDPVKARQTAEAQIAAGADFIVVFVNLGLSGVIEAVKAAPRPVLVTTFYTEKWDLAPKNLAVSLVFDFNKPYSEIVGKILKGERTGYYEMRPGSGMELSDIRNVPADVANRTRAIFKEVVGGKPIPEILDRTP
- a CDS encoding ABC transporter permease — its product is MTPGLLVDPHLWQQTLVYAAPLIIAALGELIIERSGVLNVGIEGMMLVAAVTCFVVTWQTQMVAAGIGAGMLAAAAMALALVYYAVALRGPQITVGLGLYVLGIGLSSLIFRMVFGIRTSPPQIATLSPVAVPGLGDLPVVGTVFFQQTILTYAAFALIPLVHLALFRTAWGLRLRATGENPRAVDALGIDVAGLRYGAAAVGGLLIGLGGAYLPVVLTGTFSDNMTAGRGWLALMLVIFGRWMPVTVLAGALLFAYVEAFQFKAGMVSKAVPPQFLLMLPYVFALVVLVRVYRGASAPRALAVPYDREARG
- a CDS encoding DUF1116 domain-containing protein; amino-acid sequence: MGGDTLLDRAPAAINVGADLFADSLASQGAGVRRVDWQPADAPRELARVWTARVETANRRAAAALLGAHAVLVDVRPAIDVIPGMTPDTILHAGPPVEWTRMSGPLRGAVIGALLLEARATSAAEAERLAASGAVGFAPCHHHASVGPMAGVTTASMPVFVVENRAGGNRAYSTLNEGLGKVLRYGAFAPEVLDRLRWFRERLGPALGEAIRRAGGIDVRAIIAQALQMGDECHNRNRAASALLIKALAPHVAALDLAASERERVLTFAAGNEHFFLNVGMAACKLAADAAHGVPGSTLVTTMARNGTDFGIRVSGLGDRWFTAPADTPVGLYFTGHGPDDANPDIGDSAITETAGLGGFAMAAAPAIVQFVGGTPADALATTRLMYEITMAESESYRVPALDFRGTPTGIDVRLVAQTGVLPQINTGIAHRQPGVGQIGAGLVKPPRACFEAALSALVRDAGHG